A region of Homo sapiens chromosome 17, GRCh38.p14 Primary Assembly DNA encodes the following proteins:
- the CD7 gene encoding T-cell antigen CD7 precursor translates to MAGPPRLLLLPLLLALARGLPGALAAQEVQQSPHCTTVPVGASVNITCSTSGGLRGIYLRQLGPQPQDIIYYEDGVVPTTDRRFRGRIDFSGSQDNLTITMHRLQLSDTGTYTCQAITEVNVYGSGTLVLVTEEQSQGWHRCSDAPPRASALPAPPTGSALPDPQTASALPDPPAASALPAALAVISFLLGLGLGVACVLARTQIKKLCSWRDKNSAACVVYEDMSHSRCNTLSSPNQYQ, encoded by the exons ATGGCCGGGCCTCCGAGGctcctgctgctgcccctgctTCTGGCGCTGGCTCGCGGCCTGCCTGGGGCCCTGGCTGCCCAAG AGGTGCAGCAGTCTCCCCACTGCACGACTGTCCCCGTGGGAGCCTCCGTCAACATCACCTGCTCCACCAGCGGGGGCCTGCGTGGGATCTACCTGAGGCAGCTCGGGCCACAGCCCCAAGACATCATTTACTACGAGGACGGGGTGGTGCCCACTACGGACAGACGGTTCCGGGGCCGCATCGACTTCTCAGGGTCCCAGGACAACCTGACTATCACCATGCACCGCCTGCAGCTGTCGGACACTGGCACCTACACCTGCCAGGCCATCACGGAGGTCAATGTCTACGGCTCCGGCACCCTGGTCCTGGTGACAG agGAACAGTCCCAAGGATGGCACAGATGCTCGGACGCCCCACCAAGGGcctctgccctccctgccccaccgACAGGCTCCGCCCTCCCTGACCCGCAGACAGCCTCTGCCCTCCCTGACCCGCCAGCAGCCTCTGCCCTCCCTGCGGCCCTGGCGGTGATCTCCTTCCTCCTCGGGCTGGGCCTGGGGGTGGCGTGTGTGCTGGCGAGGACACAG ataaagaaactgtgctCGTGGCGGGATAAGAATTCGGCGGCATGTGTGGTGTACGAGGACATGTCGCACAGCCGCTGCAACACGCTGTCCTCCCCCAACCAGTACCAGTGA